DNA sequence from the Dethiosulfovibrio salsuginis genome:
ACTCGGAGGCCAGCTGGAGGTCCAAAGAGGTGGAGTTCACCGTCTCCTCGGCGGTCTCCAGGTCGAGCCAGGCCTGGGCCACGTCGCTGACTATAGCCTCCTTCAGTCGCTCAAGCTCCAGTTCCTGCTGGCGGTAGATGGCCTTTTGCTGGATGATTTTGCCTTTTGTCTCGTTTCGGTCCAGAAGTGGTATGTCCACCTCCAGGGCTATTTTCCAGTCGTCGTCTTCGTCTCCGTTAGCCGCTTTCGGGTCGTCCCAGGTGTAGGAGGCCTTGAGGTCGACTTTGGGCCTCAGGCCGCTGGCGGCGACTTGGATCTCGTCTTTCTGGACGGAGAGAGAGGCTATAGCGGCCCGGAGGTCGTTGCGGTTGTTCATGGCTCTCGCCAGCGAGTCCTGTCTATCGCCGGAGTACATGGTGTATTTTAGCTCTCCCTGAAACTCTATCTCCGAGTGAGGGTCGAGTCTCAAGGTGGTCAGAAGGGCTATTTTCGCCGATTCTAAGCCGTTCTCCGCCGCTATGAGCTGGGTCCTGTAGCTGCTCATCTGCTGTTCCGCCCTGGTCACCTCGAAGCGGTTTGCCACCCCGAGGGCCTCTTTTTTTACCACCTCTTTAAGGTGGTTTTCGGCGAAGGAGAGGGAGTCTCTGGCGGCGGCAACGTTTTCTCTCAGGTGAAGTATGTTGGAGAATTGCCTTATGACCACCAGAGCTACCGCCTCTTTCTGGTTCTCGACGGATTGGACCACCGAGACCTCGTAGGCCTGAGACTGACGGAGAAGGGCCGTCGCCTTTCCTCCGGTGTAGAGGGGCTGAGTCACCGTCAGAGACGCACCGTAGGCGTCTCTCTGCCCCGCCAAAGCGTAGTTGCCGTCCTTTCTGGTGTAGTTAAATCCCAGGTTAAGAGATGGCAGCAAGGCGGATTCCGCCACTATTTTAGCTGCGTCGCTTTTTTTTGTATCCTCCAGGGCTTTTAGGACGTCGATGTCCTTATCCAGAGCGGTCTGTACCGCCTCCTGGAGGGTCAGGTCCACAGCCAGGGCAGGCATAGCCCATAGCAGAGTGACTACCGTTGCCAGAAGGCAGGTTGCTTTTTTTGAGTTCATTGAGCCTGTTCGCTCCTCTCCAATGTTATCGATCTCTTGGGAAGGTTTCCGGAAGCCGCCATCCTTCTGCCTCTTATTACGGCGGATATTTTGGAGAACATCCTTTTCGTTTTATCCGATATGTCGTCCACTATGAGGTATATGACCGGTATTACAACCAGTGTCAGGAGGGTGGAGGTAATGAGTCCCCCTATTACCGCTACCGACATAGGCTGTCTGATCTCTCCTCCCTCGCTGAGCCCTAGGGCTATAGGCAACATTCCGACCATAGTCGAGCAGGTGGTCATCAGGATCGGCCTCATCCTCAGTGGTGCGGCCTCCAGTATGGCGGAGACCTTGTCCAGGCCCTGCTCCCGTCTTTGGTTGGTGAAGTCCACCAGGAGTATGGCGTTATTGACGACGATCCCTACTAAGAGGATTATTCCCATAAAACTCATGACGCTGAGCCTGACGTTCACCAGCAGCAACAGTCCGAAGGCCCCTGCGGTCATAAGGGGCAGGGAGAACATGACCGTTAGGGGGTGGAGGAACGACTCGAACTGAACCGCCATGACCATGTAGACCAGCATTATGGCGAAGGCCAGGGCGGTGACAAGCGA
Encoded proteins:
- a CDS encoding TolC family protein; translation: MNSKKATCLLATVVTLLWAMPALAVDLTLQEAVQTALDKDIDVLKALEDTKKSDAAKIVAESALLPSLNLGFNYTRKDGNYALAGQRDAYGASLTVTQPLYTGGKATALLRQSQAYEVSVVQSVENQKEAVALVVIRQFSNILHLRENVAAARDSLSFAENHLKEVVKKEALGVANRFEVTRAEQQMSSYRTQLIAAENGLESAKIALLTTLRLDPHSEIEFQGELKYTMYSGDRQDSLARAMNNRNDLRAAIASLSVQKDEIQVAASGLRPKVDLKASYTWDDPKAANGDEDDDWKIALEVDIPLLDRNETKGKIIQQKAIYRQQELELERLKEAIVSDVAQAWLDLETAEETVNSTSLDLQLASESLRLSQVGYREGVSSQIDVLDAQASYTKARQEHAAALSDYAVKVATLKRIEGELVPFIMTFGGDIS